Proteins found in one Brachypodium distachyon strain Bd21 chromosome 5, Brachypodium_distachyon_v3.0, whole genome shotgun sequence genomic segment:
- the LOC100837643 gene encoding LOW QUALITY PROTEIN: ATP sulfurylase 2 (The sequence of the model RefSeq protein was modified relative to this genomic sequence to represent the inferred CDS: deleted 1 base in 1 codon; substituted 1 base at 1 genomic stop codon): MAVHLLTAPRLHSSSSSPAPLPRRRATASAPLAHPLLLLHSRLRLATTAAVSRPVPRARRAMSAIRSSLIDPDGGALVDLVAPADRRASLRAEAEALPRVGLAPIDVEWAHVLAEGWASPLRGFMREHEYLQCIHFNSLRLPAGGVVNMSLPIVLAIGDREKDNIGDTPDVALAGPDGQLLAILRRVEIYPHNKEERIARTWGTTAPGLPYVDEAITPAGNWLIGGDLEVLEPIKYNDGLDHYRLSPQQLRDEFDKRGADAVFAFQLRNPVHNGHALLMNDTRRRLLEMGFKNPILLLHPLGGFTKADDVPLPVRMEQHSKVLEDGVLDPETTIVSIFPSPMHYAGPTEVQWHAKARINAGANFYIVGRDPAGMGHPTEKRDLYNPDHGKKVLSMAPGLEKLNILPFKVAAYDTVAKKMAFFEPSRSQDFLFISGTKMRTFAKTGENPPDGFMCPGGWKVLVDYYNSLQTEEAAIAAAIVYLDLWQLRIVVLQVLSLXHNIICGKCGCLGKKLVLKSCSNNNYASRKNCKKCGLPKEEAAMPALSMGGMLPAYADYIARVQGIANAGYKMNFGNSALQQHLLASANWPYGLAGRYGMQSSGWPFGGNAANQFQGVPKDWRNGDWLCSCGFHNYSSRTQCKECNAPVPSGLASTTMKTTGADASSTLGNKRLASEELANDWDNKRLNPGNENYPLSTAGSGRYMGIAQGAGSSNGQTTYSAYDNGSSMAASAGQTPGMPGLAGKGAKWREGDWMCSSCNNHNYASRAFCNRCKSQKESSVHPGAL; encoded by the exons ATGGCCGTCCACCTCCTCACTGCTCCCCGCCTCcactcatcctcctcctctccggctcccctccctcgccgccgcgccaccgcctccgctcCGCTCGCGCACCctctcctgctcctccactcccgcctccgcctcgccaccaccgccgccgtctcccgccCGGTCCCGCGGGCCCGCCGCGCCATGTCGGCCATCCGCAGCTCCCTCATCGaccccgacggcggcgcgctcgTCGACCTCGTCGCGCCCGCCGACCGCCGCGCGTCGCTGCGTGCCGAGGCGGAGGCCCTCCCGCGGGTGGGGCTCGCCCCCATCGACGTCGAGTGGGCGCACGTGCTCGCCGAGGGCTGGGCGTCCCCGCTCCGGGGCTTCATGCGCGAGCACGAGTATCTCCAGTGCATCCACTTCAActccctccgcctccccgccgGAGGGGTCGTCAACATGTCGCTCCCCATCGTGCTCGCCATCGGCGACAGGGAGAAGGACAACATCGGGGACACGCCCGACGTTGCGCTCGCCGGACCCGACGGACAACTACTCGCCATCCTGCGGAG aGTTGAAATCTACCCTCACAATAAAGAAGAAAGGATTGCAAGAACATGGGGAACAACTGCACCCGGTTTGCCTTATGTAGACGAGGCAATAACACCAGCTGGGAACTGGCTGATTGGCGGTGATCTGGAGGTTCTGGAACCCATCAAATACAACGATGGTCTTGATCATTACAGACTTTCACCCCAGCAGCTTAGGGACGAATTCGACAAGCGGGGGGCTGATGCTGTGTTTGCCTTCCAGTTGAGAAATCCAGTACACAATGGTCATGCCCTGTTGATGAATGACACGAGAAGACGTCTCTTGGAAATGGGTTTCAAGAATCCCATTCTACTGCTACATCCTTTAGGTGGTTTTACAAAAGCTGATGATGTCCCACTGCCTGTCAGAATGGAACAACACAGCAAG GTCCTGGAAGATGGAGTCCTTGATCCTGAGACTACCATAGTATCTATCTTTCCTTCGCCAATGCATTATGCTGGTCCAACAGAAGTGCAGTGGCATGCAAAAGCCAGAATTAATGCTGGTGCTAATTTCTACATAGTGGGCCGTGATCCTGCTGGGATGGGCCATCCAACAGAGAAGAGGGATCTGTACAACCCAGACCATGGAAAAAAGGTCCTAAGCATGGCTCCTGGTTTGGAGAAGCTCAATATATTGCCCTTCAAG GTAGCAGCGTATGACACAGTGGCAAAGAAGATGGCCTTCTTCGAACCTTCACGCAGCCAAGATTTTCTGTTCATCTCAGGAACCAAG ATGCGCACATTCGCCAAAACTGGAGAGAACCCTCCTGATGGTTTCATGTGCCCTGGTGGGTGGAAAGTTCTTGTGGACTACTACAATAGCTTGCAAACTGAAGAAGctgccattgctgctgctatt gtttatttggacttatgGCAACTGAGAATCGTAGTGCTTCAAGTATTAAGTCTTTAGCATAACATAATATGTGGT AAGTGTGGATGTCTGGGTAAGAAGTTGGTTCTCAAAA GTTGCAGTAACAATAATTATGCATCCAGAAAGAACTGCAAAAAATGTGGCCTGCCCAAGGAGGAAGCAGCTATGCCAGCATTATCAATGGGAGGAATGTTGCCAGCTTATGCGGACTATATTGCTAGGGTACAGGGCATTGCTAATGCTGGGTATAAGATGAACTTCGGGAATTCAGCTTTGCAGCAGCACCTACTTGCAAGTGCAAACTGGCCTTATGGGCTGGCTGGTAGATATGGTATGCAATCTTCTGGTTGGCCATTCGGTGGCAATGCTGCAAATCAGTTCCAAGGTGTCCCAAAAGACTGGCGTAATGGTGACTGGCTCTGTAGCTGTGGATTTCACAACTATTCATCTCGTACCCAG TGCAAAGAGTGTAATGCACCTGTCCCATCAGGCCTTGCCTCTACAACAATGAAAACCACAGGAGCAGATGCTTCTTCCA CATTAGGTAATAAGCGTTTGGCATCAGAGGAGCTTGCTAATGACTGGGATAACAAAAGGCTAAATCCAGGAAATGAAAATTATCCACTTTCA ACAGCAGGCTCAGGTAGATATATGGGCATTGCACAAGGAGCAGGAAGCAGTAATGGCCAGACAACTTATTCTGCATATGACAACGGAAGCTCAATGGCAGCATCTGCTGGACAAACTCCAGGAATGCCTGGTCTAGCTGGAAAAGG AGCAAAATGGCGTGAAGGAGACTGGATGTGCAGCAGCTGCAACAATCATAATTATGCATCTCGTGCATTTTGCAACAG GTGCAAAAGTCAGAAAGAGTCTTCAGTTCACCCTGGCGCGTTATAG